The Natranaerovirga pectinivora genome includes a window with the following:
- a CDS encoding S41 family peptidase, with the protein MNREYLKGLISGFTIILLIGAIYIGSNNFVDFLQENGIYFEGTGVQELEVDEKINKIIRYLDNFYYEDFDTDEILDRAFKGMVAGIGDPYSTYYTEDEFRNVLESAAGEYSGIGVVISHNEVDDEFIVLLPFVGGPGDKAGLLPGDIIIQVDGISIEGMDLTETVNLIKGEVGTEVVLTIIRNNDQLEVPIIREKIDIPTVSSEMLEDNIGYLRISEFDRVTYNQFMDAINELENQGQNGLIIDLRNNPGGMLHTVIAIVDELIPKNKIIVYTEDKHGRQEIERSKTGTYFDRPLVILINEHSASASEILAGAIKDHGAGTLVGTTTFGKGLVQRLIPLGDGTAIKTTISRYFTPSGNYIHDRGIEPDVEVILPDELRFRGNLTLEEDLQLQKALEIINEKIK; encoded by the coding sequence GGGTTTACCATCATACTCCTTATTGGGGCAATATATATTGGTTCAAATAATTTTGTTGACTTTCTTCAAGAAAATGGCATATATTTTGAAGGAACAGGGGTACAAGAATTAGAAGTTGATGAAAAAATAAACAAAATCATTAGATATCTAGATAATTTTTATTATGAAGATTTTGATACGGATGAAATTTTAGATAGAGCTTTTAAAGGAATGGTAGCTGGTATTGGTGATCCCTATTCTACTTATTATACAGAAGACGAATTTCGGAATGTATTGGAATCAGCGGCAGGTGAATATAGTGGGATAGGTGTTGTTATATCTCACAATGAAGTAGACGATGAATTTATAGTATTACTACCTTTTGTAGGTGGACCAGGAGATAAAGCAGGATTGTTACCAGGGGATATTATTATTCAAGTAGATGGGATTAGCATAGAAGGAATGGATTTAACGGAAACAGTGAATTTAATAAAAGGAGAAGTAGGTACAGAAGTTGTACTAACTATAATAAGAAATAATGACCAACTAGAAGTACCTATTATTAGAGAAAAAATAGACATTCCAACTGTATCAAGTGAAATGTTAGAAGACAATATAGGGTATCTAAGAATAAGTGAATTTGATAGGGTCACATATAATCAATTTATGGATGCAATAAATGAATTAGAAAACCAGGGTCAAAATGGACTTATTATAGATTTAAGAAATAATCCTGGAGGCATGCTTCATACGGTTATTGCTATAGTAGATGAACTGATTCCTAAAAATAAAATAATAGTTTATACGGAAGATAAACATGGTAGACAAGAAATAGAAAGATCTAAAACAGGGACTTACTTTGATAGGCCATTGGTAATACTTATAAATGAGCACAGTGCTAGTGCGTCTGAAATACTAGCTGGGGCTATAAAAGATCATGGTGCAGGAACATTGGTTGGAACTACAACATTTGGTAAAGGTTTGGTTCAACGACTTATACCTCTAGGGGATGGAACAGCAATAAAGACAACAATATCAAGATATTTTACCCCATCTGGAAATTATATACATGATAGAGGTATTGAACCAGATGTGGAAGTTATTTTACCAGATGAGTTAAGATTTAGAGGCAACCTTACATTGGAAGAAGATTTACAATTGCAAAAAGCACTGGAGATAATTAATGAGAAGATAAAATAA
- a CDS encoding PDZ domain-containing protein — MHLLEIIHLTLLSTAKAVFDSAFLLIIILIAYMIKKTQNLNIYGYKIPYNSFTQLIESVLQGIIIGVVGSAIIAIIGLPIRITTPILFLLPIAIISAFIHPRFLCFSYSASILSLLSIIFSGQNILGYTIPNLDIDVNGLIVLVGVLHLMEAILIFFVGGKNPIPIITKKNNKIVMGHMLQKFWPIPFSLLALNIGEISGSIIKMPSWWPLIKPVIDSNASYYFVLLPIIGALGYRTVTFAYRPEIKAKISSVRLLVYSVILIILAVISVDNGILRVIAILFMALAHEGIIQYDHFIETVKKPLYGVPRKGIRVLSVHPDGIAQRLGIKVGDIIHNINGFEIENSKDYKTVMQDSYKSFYIEVECEEGYKDKLTYNTFIKEKNLGLNYLPENPKIVFKYNTLNDFKLIRIILKKLNKKI, encoded by the coding sequence ATGCATTTATTAGAAATCATTCATTTAACTCTACTTAGTACTGCTAAAGCAGTATTCGATAGTGCTTTTTTACTTATTATAATTTTAATAGCTTATATGATTAAAAAAACACAGAACTTAAATATATATGGATATAAAATCCCATATAATAGCTTTACTCAATTGATTGAGAGCGTTTTACAAGGCATAATTATTGGTGTGGTAGGGAGTGCTATAATAGCTATTATAGGATTGCCAATTCGAATTACTACTCCAATATTATTTCTTCTACCAATTGCTATTATATCTGCATTTATACATCCAAGGTTCCTGTGTTTTTCTTATTCAGCATCCATACTTTCACTTTTGAGTATTATTTTTAGCGGACAAAATATACTAGGTTATACCATTCCTAATCTAGATATTGATGTAAATGGTTTGATTGTATTAGTAGGTGTTTTACACTTAATGGAGGCAATACTCATTTTCTTTGTTGGAGGTAAAAACCCTATCCCTATAATAACAAAAAAAAATAATAAAATCGTAATGGGACATATGCTACAAAAATTTTGGCCAATACCATTTTCTTTATTAGCACTTAATATAGGAGAAATAAGTGGGAGTATTATAAAAATGCCTAGTTGGTGGCCATTAATAAAGCCTGTTATTGATAGTAATGCTTCCTATTATTTTGTATTGTTACCTATCATAGGGGCATTAGGATATAGAACAGTTACTTTTGCCTATCGTCCAGAAATAAAAGCCAAAATCTCTTCTGTAAGACTATTGGTATATAGTGTGATATTAATTATATTGGCAGTGATTTCTGTAGACAATGGTATATTAAGGGTAATAGCAATACTTTTTATGGCACTTGCTCATGAAGGTATTATTCAATACGATCATTTTATAGAAACTGTAAAAAAACCTTTATATGGGGTGCCTAGAAAAGGCATAAGAGTATTAAGTGTCCATCCTGATGGAATAGCACAACGATTGGGGATAAAAGTTGGAGATATTATACATAATATTAATGGGTTTGAAATTGAAAATTCAAAAGACTATAAAACTGTAATGCAAGATAGTTATAAAAGTTTTTATATAGAAGTAGAATGTGAAGAAGGGTATAAAGACAAATTAACATATAATACTTTTATAAAAGAAAAGAATTTAGGGTTAAATTATTTGCCTGAAAATCCTAAAATAGTATTTAAGTATAATACATTAAATGACTTTAAATTAATAAGGATAATATTAAAGAAATTGAATAAAAAAATATAA